One window of the Nitrospiraceae bacterium genome contains the following:
- a CDS encoding spermidine/putrescine ABC transporter substrate-binding protein, whose protein sequence is MSNLIPLYVVLWILLVAGGCSESSTSPESPSSQHSTLYYFTWSDYVDAALVAKFEATRGVRVVIDTFSSNEELLAKVQSGMTGYDVVVPSDFMAGIMGRLGLLAELDPAKIPHVQDLEPHLRQLSFDPTNRFAIPYLWGTVGMGYNADVVTEPPTSWEALWDPKFSGRISLLNDEREVFGMALQTLGYSLNSVDPQAIQQAKHKLMMQKPLVKAYTSEQFDQLLVAGEVVLAHAWGGPIARAMREHPSIRYALPQEGGMMWTDCLAVLASSGQQALAMDFINYLLDEEVALATSQRLLFASANRHVRDRLPAEIRTNTAVYPPSDMLARMEWLEDVQEAIRYYDRAWTELKVH, encoded by the coding sequence GTGAGCAATCTGATACCTCTATATGTTGTCCTCTGGATCCTCCTGGTGGCGGGAGGATGTTCGGAATCTTCCACATCCCCGGAATCGCCATCCTCCCAGCACTCTACACTGTATTATTTCACGTGGTCGGATTATGTGGATGCAGCTCTGGTTGCCAAATTTGAAGCGACCCGAGGGGTTCGGGTGGTGATTGACACCTTTAGTAGCAATGAAGAGTTATTAGCCAAAGTGCAGAGCGGCATGACCGGATATGATGTCGTGGTGCCATCTGATTTTATGGCGGGCATTATGGGACGATTGGGATTGCTGGCTGAGTTAGATCCCGCAAAAATTCCACATGTGCAGGATCTGGAGCCTCACCTCCGACAGCTCTCGTTTGATCCCACAAACCGGTTTGCCATTCCCTATTTATGGGGCACCGTTGGAATGGGGTATAATGCTGATGTAGTGACGGAACCCCCAACCAGTTGGGAGGCCTTATGGGATCCCAAATTTTCCGGTCGAATCAGCTTGCTGAATGATGAACGGGAAGTCTTTGGGATGGCACTTCAGACATTAGGTTACTCGCTCAATAGTGTCGATCCCCAGGCCATTCAACAAGCTAAACATAAATTGATGATGCAAAAGCCGTTGGTCAAGGCCTATACGAGTGAACAGTTCGACCAACTCCTCGTGGCCGGGGAAGTCGTGTTAGCACATGCCTGGGGCGGTCCGATTGCCAGGGCGATGCGTGAGCACCCGTCAATCCGGTATGCCCTCCCGCAGGAAGGCGGGATGATGTGGACGGATTGTCTGGCAGTCTTGGCCAGTTCCGGTCAACAAGCGCTGGCGATGGACTTTATTAATTATCTTTTAGATGAAGAGGTGGCGCTTGCCACATCGCAGCGACTATTATTTGCCTCAGCCAATCGCCATGTTCGGGATCGTCTGCCGGCAGAGATTCGCACGAATACGGCTGTCTACCCGCCCAGTGATATGCTTGCCCGAATGGAGTGGCTGGAAGATGTGCAGGAGGCCATTCGCTATTATGATCGAGCCTGGACTGAGCTGAAAGTGCACTAG
- a CDS encoding ABC transporter permease — protein sequence MLNYRFDTSSAFPVKLSLLSASLFLGLFFFLPLILVFGVSLASRGMYGGITWIPTWENYQRVFDPLVGVIFFRSLFLAGLTTFICAGVGFPLAYCLARSSRPWQLILLTLVMIPFWTNFLVRTYAWVLILRADGILNGLLIRLGLLNEPLSLLFTDLSVFLGLVYGYLPFMVLPLMAAIERIPPQLEDAAFDLYASMGGMFRHVLLPLSTPGFLAGGVLVFIPSLGAFITPYLLGGGQNMMLGTFIQQEFLVARDWPFGSALSFGLMGTVLLLWFLLGRTSVEKDPS from the coding sequence ATGCTGAACTATCGTTTTGACACATCTTCCGCTTTTCCTGTCAAGCTGTCCCTCCTATCGGCAAGTCTTTTTTTAGGTCTGTTCTTTTTTCTCCCGCTGATATTGGTTTTTGGTGTAAGTCTGGCGAGTCGGGGAATGTATGGGGGAATTACCTGGATCCCCACCTGGGAAAATTATCAACGTGTCTTCGATCCACTCGTGGGGGTGATATTTTTCCGGTCTCTTTTCTTGGCGGGGTTGACGACTTTCATCTGTGCGGGGGTGGGGTTCCCCTTGGCGTATTGCCTGGCCAGGTCCTCCCGGCCCTGGCAACTCATATTGCTCACGCTTGTGATGATTCCCTTTTGGACGAATTTTTTGGTTCGCACCTATGCCTGGGTGCTGATCCTTCGAGCGGACGGTATTCTGAATGGCCTGTTGATCCGGTTGGGATTGCTGAATGAGCCACTTTCCCTCTTATTCACCGATCTATCGGTATTCCTGGGACTGGTGTATGGCTATCTGCCCTTTATGGTGCTTCCTCTGATGGCCGCCATAGAACGTATTCCTCCGCAATTGGAGGATGCGGCATTTGACTTATATGCGTCCATGGGCGGGATGTTTCGACATGTGCTGCTTCCTCTCAGTACTCCGGGTTTTCTGGCCGGTGGGGTGTTGGTCTTTATTCCTTCCCTCGGGGCTTTTATTACGCCCTATCTATTGGGTGGAGGACAAAACATGATGCTGGGGACGTTCATCCAACAAGAATTCCTGGTCGCACGAGACTGGCCGTTTGGCTCCGCGCTTTCTTTTGGATTAATGGGAACGGTCCTTCTCCTCTGGTTTCTGTTGGGTCGTACGTCCGTTGAGAAGGATCCGTCATGA
- a CDS encoding ABC transporter permease has protein sequence MKRMPSSFIVMSLLVMVFLYLPVVILIGLSFNASTMGVAWKGFTFQWYEKLATDQAILDATVNSVVIALLSTGMALILGVGTAIGLETRQGPQKSWVNMILVLPLVIPEILLGVALLMLFVLCQVRLGFGTIIIGHMVFNLPLTIVIVRARLRKLDPAWEDAARDLGATSWDVLTRITLPLLRPAIWGAGLLGFTVSLDDFVVTFFVAGPGSTTLPLKVFSMIKTGMTPEINALSAVMVVISMLCVGLSWFVQQRSTSASAESS, from the coding sequence ATGAAACGGATGCCGTCCAGCTTCATTGTGATGAGCCTGCTGGTCATGGTGTTTTTATATTTGCCGGTGGTCATTCTGATCGGGCTATCCTTTAACGCCTCCACGATGGGAGTAGCGTGGAAAGGGTTCACGTTTCAGTGGTATGAAAAGCTGGCGACGGACCAGGCGATTCTGGATGCGACCGTCAATAGCGTGGTCATTGCATTGCTCTCAACCGGAATGGCTCTCATCCTTGGAGTGGGGACTGCCATTGGCCTGGAAACCCGTCAAGGACCGCAAAAATCCTGGGTCAATATGATCCTGGTATTGCCCCTGGTCATACCGGAAATTTTATTGGGTGTGGCCTTATTGATGTTATTTGTCTTGTGTCAGGTCCGTCTGGGGTTTGGTACCATTATTATTGGACATATGGTCTTTAATCTCCCCTTGACCATCGTCATCGTCAGGGCACGACTTCGTAAGCTGGACCCTGCCTGGGAAGACGCGGCCCGTGATTTGGGTGCCACCTCATGGGATGTGCTTACCCGGATTACGCTTCCCTTGTTACGCCCGGCAATCTGGGGGGCAGGCCTGTTAGGCTTTACGGTATCTTTGGATGACTTTGTGGTGACATTTTTTGTGGCCGGTCCCGGCTCGACGACGTTACCACTCAAAGTGTTTTCGATGATAAAAACAGGAATGACTCCGGAGATTAATGCTTTGTCGGCGGTCATGGTGGTGATCTCCATGCTGTGCGTGGGGTTGTCCTGGTTCGTTCAGCAGCGTTCCACTTCGGCCTCGGCTGAATCTTCGTAA
- the yacG gene encoding DNA gyrase inhibitor YacG — translation MTVKCPMCGNVEQWEGNVFRPFCSKRCQLLDLEGWLSERYRIPDAEDDGSDETNSEASPTSSD, via the coding sequence ATGACCGTGAAATGTCCCATGTGTGGCAACGTGGAACAATGGGAAGGAAATGTCTTTCGACCCTTCTGTTCCAAGCGATGTCAATTGTTGGATTTGGAAGGATGGTTGAGTGAGCGCTATCGCATTCCCGATGCCGAAGACGATGGGTCGGATGAGACGAATTCCGAGGCAAGCCCAACATCTTCCGACTAG
- a CDS encoding acyl carrier protein yields the protein MKPSFNKSSQLSQRVYHTLGKYLQRDPKNLHPEDSLRDDLGLDSLQTIELVYEVESAFDLQIPDEDFGRLTTIGAVILYLDERIHGQGSALSRPQATPLAKNSRPTPLVKKPKSRPTSKKSRT from the coding sequence ATGAAACCTTCCTTCAACAAGTCCTCTCAACTCAGTCAACGGGTCTACCACACCCTCGGTAAATACCTTCAACGCGATCCGAAAAATCTGCATCCGGAAGATTCGCTCCGTGATGATTTGGGGTTGGACTCGCTGCAAACCATCGAATTAGTCTATGAAGTTGAATCGGCTTTTGATCTTCAAATACCCGATGAGGACTTCGGGCGATTGACGACCATCGGCGCGGTCATCCTTTATCTGGATGAACGAATACATGGGCAAGGGAGCGCCCTCTCCCGCCCTCAAGCCACACCGTTGGCCAAGAATTCACGCCCGACTCCACTTGTCAAAAAACCCAAAAGCCGTCCCACTTCCAAAAAATCCCGCACATGA
- a CDS encoding class I SAM-dependent methyltransferase: MNPNQALWEKGDFTRIADTMRESGEALVQRLGITRGLKVLDLGCGDGTTALPAAKLGAEVLGVDIARNLVEAGNKRAREHGLSNCTFQEGDASNLHQLPDQTFDLVVSIFGAMFAPNPFEVAKEKVRVTRPGGRIVMGNWIPNDPSLVAQILKISSSYTPPPPEGFVSPMTWGVETHVIERFAGAGVPAEKISFARDTFTFNFPMAPSAFVDEFRKYYGPTMNAFEAAEKNGRAADLQKELEDLFNSQNQSTRKDSTLISATFLRVTVEL, encoded by the coding sequence ATGAATCCAAATCAAGCACTTTGGGAAAAAGGGGACTTTACGCGCATTGCCGACACCATGCGAGAAAGCGGTGAGGCACTCGTCCAGCGACTCGGCATCACACGAGGGCTCAAGGTTCTGGACCTCGGATGCGGGGATGGCACGACGGCCTTGCCGGCGGCAAAACTCGGAGCGGAAGTGTTGGGCGTGGACATCGCGCGGAACCTGGTTGAAGCCGGGAACAAGCGGGCCAGGGAACATGGCCTCTCCAATTGCACGTTTCAGGAAGGGGATGCGTCCAATCTGCACCAGTTGCCCGATCAGACCTTTGACCTCGTCGTGAGTATCTTTGGTGCGATGTTTGCGCCGAATCCGTTTGAGGTGGCCAAGGAGAAAGTGCGCGTGACCCGGCCGGGCGGTCGGATCGTGATGGGTAATTGGATTCCCAATGATCCGAGCCTGGTAGCCCAAATTTTGAAAATCAGCTCCAGCTATACGCCGCCGCCACCGGAAGGCTTCGTCAGCCCGATGACCTGGGGGGTCGAGACCCACGTGATCGAACGATTTGCCGGTGCGGGAGTTCCAGCCGAGAAGATATCCTTTGCGCGCGACACGTTTACGTTCAACTTTCCCATGGCACCCTCGGCATTCGTTGATGAATTCAGAAAATACTACGGGCCAACTATGAATGCATTTGAAGCCGCAGAAAAAAATGGCCGCGCCGCTGACCTGCAGAAGGAACTGGAGGATTTGTTCAATAGTCAAAATCAAAGCACGCGTAAGGATTCCACGTTGATTTCGGCGACTTTCCTGCGCGTGACAGTTGAACTCTGA
- the fabF gene encoding beta-ketoacyl-ACP synthase II, with protein sequence MAARVVITGLGIVSPIGVGVPTFWKSALQGKTGITAISSFGDFPMESYRSRVGGQVSDFRLPDPSEDKFSSRVDRYAQFALAATREAIQDSGLDLEKEPAERIGVMAGVGMGGMMMGERELTTLYQSRKPHRVHPNFIPTITLNSASGILALAFGAKGPNLTISTACSSSIHSIGQAMQAIRLNQADVVIASGADASITPLVFAGFCSLRALSTKYNDHPDQASRPFDRGRDGFVMGEGAGTLILESLRHATRRKAKIYAELAGYAATSEAYHMVIPREDGSDIARTVTLALKDGGVSPSQVDYVNAHATSTVVGDDVEVKGLRAVFGKRLNTILVNATKSLIGHTLGAAGAIGTIVSALSIQTGIIHPTVNYDDPDPHCALPGLSTKVQKRPVRVGLVNAFGFGSNNAVLVLKKFS encoded by the coding sequence ATGGCAGCGCGCGTGGTCATTACCGGGCTTGGCATCGTCTCCCCAATCGGGGTTGGCGTCCCTACGTTTTGGAAATCCGCCCTTCAGGGCAAAACGGGGATAACGGCGATCTCATCTTTCGGGGATTTTCCCATGGAGTCCTATCGCTCCAGGGTTGGGGGGCAGGTTTCCGATTTTCGCCTTCCGGATCCTTCAGAAGATAAATTTTCATCGCGCGTGGACCGCTATGCACAATTTGCTCTTGCGGCCACACGGGAAGCCATCCAGGATAGTGGACTAGACCTTGAGAAGGAGCCGGCTGAACGGATAGGAGTCATGGCCGGCGTGGGCATGGGTGGCATGATGATGGGAGAACGTGAACTCACCACCCTCTATCAGTCTCGTAAGCCACATCGGGTCCACCCGAACTTTATCCCGACCATCACGCTTAACTCCGCCTCGGGCATTCTGGCGTTGGCTTTTGGGGCAAAGGGCCCGAATCTCACCATTTCTACAGCCTGCTCCTCCAGCATTCATTCAATTGGACAAGCCATGCAGGCCATTCGCCTGAACCAGGCAGATGTCGTCATTGCCTCAGGAGCGGATGCCAGCATTACCCCGTTGGTCTTTGCCGGATTTTGCTCATTGCGCGCCTTATCCACCAAATATAATGACCACCCCGATCAGGCCTCCAGGCCATTCGATCGAGGGCGGGACGGATTTGTGATGGGCGAAGGGGCCGGCACCCTGATCCTGGAATCACTTCGCCATGCGACCCGTCGAAAAGCGAAAATCTATGCGGAACTGGCCGGATATGCCGCCACCAGCGAAGCGTATCATATGGTGATCCCCAGAGAGGACGGCTCCGATATTGCGCGAACTGTCACTCTGGCATTGAAAGACGGGGGGGTTTCGCCCTCACAGGTTGATTATGTAAATGCCCATGCGACATCCACCGTGGTGGGAGACGATGTCGAAGTCAAAGGGTTACGGGCGGTATTCGGAAAACGCCTCAATACCATCCTGGTTAATGCCACCAAATCGCTCATTGGCCATACACTGGGAGCGGCCGGAGCGATCGGAACAATTGTCTCGGCCTTATCCATTCAAACTGGTATAATACATCCCACTGTGAATTATGATGACCCAGATCCCCATTGTGCCTTGCCGGGACTTTCTACTAAGGTACAAAAAAGACCCGTTCGGGTGGGCTTGGTGAATGCCTTCGGATTCGGAAGTAACAATGCAGTCTTGGTCTTAAAAAAGTTTTCATGA
- the lpxD gene encoding UDP-3-O-(3-hydroxymyristoyl)glucosamine N-acyltransferase — protein MTISSSSRSVNIPLQELAQAIHATIHGSSDILISGLSHLEGASSGDVSFVLKPSFEKAARQSQAAALIVTEPIPDDPRPQLVVQNPLIAVTTLAQKFFLPPLPPRGIHPSAVSGLDVRIGPDVSIGALVTIGDRVLIGSGVTIHPGVHVGDDAIIGDECILYPHVSLLSKCVIGNRVIVHSGTVIGSDGFGYVQHEGRHHKIPQLGHVIIEDDVELGANVTVDRATFGSTVIKRGTKIDNQVQIAHNVVIGEDCILVAQVGIAGSTTLGRHVMVGGQAGLVDHVTIGDQVKIAAGSGVTNNVKSGQIVGGRPAVDHGIWRRSQVLQYQLPELRKELRTLQKQVQHLESLLTDQSASKSPSVKRRSVSKP, from the coding sequence ATGACGATATCGTCTTCCTCACGATCCGTGAATATTCCTCTCCAGGAATTAGCCCAAGCCATTCACGCCACCATTCACGGATCCTCTGACATTCTGATATCCGGCCTCTCCCACCTTGAAGGAGCCTCCTCCGGAGATGTCTCCTTTGTCCTGAAGCCTTCGTTTGAAAAAGCAGCGCGTCAATCACAGGCTGCCGCCTTGATTGTGACAGAGCCTATTCCAGACGATCCTCGACCACAATTAGTTGTCCAGAATCCGCTGATCGCCGTCACGACGTTGGCCCAGAAATTTTTCCTACCCCCTCTTCCACCACGCGGCATTCACCCCAGTGCCGTCTCCGGGCTCGATGTGCGCATTGGGCCGGATGTTTCAATTGGCGCGCTCGTCACCATTGGAGACCGCGTGCTCATCGGATCCGGGGTCACCATCCATCCCGGGGTTCATGTTGGCGACGATGCCATAATCGGGGACGAATGTATCCTGTATCCCCATGTCTCGCTGCTGAGCAAGTGTGTCATCGGCAATCGCGTCATTGTCCATAGCGGCACCGTGATCGGAAGCGACGGGTTCGGCTATGTGCAACATGAAGGCCGTCATCATAAAATCCCCCAACTGGGTCATGTAATCATTGAAGATGACGTGGAGCTCGGGGCCAATGTGACCGTGGATCGGGCAACCTTTGGGAGCACCGTTATTAAGCGCGGGACAAAAATCGATAACCAGGTGCAGATCGCCCATAACGTGGTAATCGGGGAAGACTGCATTCTCGTCGCACAGGTAGGAATTGCGGGCAGTACCACATTAGGCCGCCACGTCATGGTGGGTGGCCAGGCCGGCCTGGTCGATCATGTCACCATTGGTGATCAAGTGAAAATTGCGGCCGGCTCGGGGGTGACCAATAATGTGAAATCCGGACAGATCGTGGGTGGTCGGCCGGCGGTCGACCATGGCATCTGGCGACGGTCACAGGTCCTTCAATACCAACTCCCCGAATTACGCAAGGAACTCCGGACTCTTCAAAAACAGGTCCAACATCTTGAATCACTGCTCACGGACCAATCTGCATCTAAGTCCCCATCTGTCAAACGTCGTTCAGTCTCAAAGCCCTAA
- a CDS encoding HEAT repeat domain-containing protein, producing MTKRITIWSQTICWVVGAFFLAGVPLWAQDRGTSSFPVYLAQMPYEAPPPPESTGVEATAPPETLTPQDHERLEALIPMLEGRQEFWAMGEFVFFGKHSIPYLVKALKMPVPRVRFNAVETLSMLNDPSAIPGLLEVAMNPDEESRIRSHALRVATRLDPNQVIPAIEVMVKDPNSTIRNTAVFESRRVPRKEVLPVIISAISDPEQYVSITARDSFWILTRFSGSIHDWEASTPEDRKEWVKEWWAWWEENKDRLGVTPPSAEPPRAPADQNVS from the coding sequence ATGACGAAGCGGATCACCATATGGTCACAGACAATATGCTGGGTGGTTGGCGCCTTTTTCCTGGCTGGCGTCCCGCTGTGGGCTCAGGACCGCGGAACAAGTTCTTTCCCCGTCTATCTGGCGCAAATGCCCTATGAGGCTCCTCCGCCGCCAGAATCCACGGGGGTTGAGGCCACGGCACCCCCTGAAACCCTCACGCCCCAGGACCACGAGCGTCTGGAAGCGCTTATCCCCATGCTTGAGGGCCGGCAGGAATTCTGGGCCATGGGAGAGTTTGTCTTTTTTGGGAAACATTCGATCCCATATTTGGTAAAAGCCCTCAAGATGCCGGTGCCCAGAGTCCGGTTCAACGCCGTGGAAACCCTCTCCATGTTGAATGATCCCTCCGCAATCCCGGGCTTACTGGAGGTGGCCATGAATCCGGATGAAGAATCACGAATCCGGTCCCATGCCTTGCGTGTGGCAACACGATTGGACCCCAACCAGGTCATTCCGGCCATAGAGGTGATGGTGAAAGATCCCAATTCCACGATTCGAAACACGGCTGTGTTTGAATCACGGAGGGTGCCTCGAAAGGAAGTGCTGCCTGTTATTATCAGTGCCATTTCAGATCCTGAGCAATATGTGTCGATCACAGCGCGGGATTCTTTCTGGATTCTCACCAGATTCAGTGGCTCAATCCATGATTGGGAAGCGTCGACACCCGAAGACAGAAAGGAATGGGTGAAGGAATGGTGGGCTTGGTGGGAAGAGAATAAAGACCGATTGGGTGTGACGCCGCCATCCGCAGAACCCCCTCGAGCACCGGCAGACCAGAATGTGAGTTAA
- a CDS encoding DUF2784 domain-containing protein, with protein MLWQVLAELVLLIHFAFIAFVLFGGILTIWWRWIPWVHLPAALWAAALEFGGWICPLTPLENRLRQAGDEAGYTGGFLEHYVLPVIYPQGLTPEMQFWLGFLVVLFTLATYGFVWGRENHR; from the coding sequence ATGCTTTGGCAAGTCCTTGCTGAATTGGTACTTCTGATCCACTTCGCCTTCATTGCCTTCGTCTTGTTCGGGGGAATTCTCACCATCTGGTGGCGCTGGATCCCATGGGTTCATCTTCCCGCCGCACTCTGGGCGGCGGCCTTGGAATTCGGGGGGTGGATCTGCCCTCTTACGCCCCTGGAAAACCGGCTCCGACAGGCCGGCGATGAGGCGGGATATACCGGAGGATTTCTTGAGCATTATGTCTTGCCCGTCATTTACCCCCAAGGCCTTACCCCGGAGATGCAATTTTGGCTTGGCTTCCTCGTTGTCCTTTTTACGCTTGCGACCTATGGGTTTGTGTGGGGAAGAGAAAACCACCGGTAG
- a CDS encoding ABC transporter ATP-binding protein gives MKSLLRVLSYMAPYRGLVCVTFFFAGVTTALELLPPWLIKIVIDDVIPAENMDVLTWVLVGLFLAYGLKNLCNSLRIRFNNTLEQRVVHRLRQQVFAALQRLSLTYYENRSTGEIMSRVVNDTEHVQRIFIDGLEGMLTATLTLVGITTILFMLNWKMAVLVLLPIPILIIGGVGFTRRVHRYYHEIRQQAAELNGYLQDSLSGIRETMGFNRQPYEQTRFSEMSHKYSQANLKAMYLWSIYSPGMIFIGSLGTVLIVWYGAGEVVAGRLSTGELVMFLSYLVLFYTPVNQIHSVNHLLQHALAASERVFDILDAEPAVPDRGHLRPVQPRLSGKVEWKDMSFAYRPEMPVYEHLSLTVEPGEHVALVGPSGVGKSTLMKLLFRYYDVGAGAIELDGYDIRHLPLFYLREQIGFVQQEPFLFNGTVRANLAYGDLLASHDQIEAVARAAQAHDFIQALPDGYDTWIGERGVKLSVGQKQRIAIARVLLKNPPIVVMDEATSNIDTETEVEIRMAMDELMRGRTTFIVAHRLSTLQTVDRIVVLEHGQIVEEGDHATLLARGGLYAGLYEAQFHV, from the coding sequence GTGAAATCGCTCCTCCGAGTTCTGTCCTACATGGCGCCCTATCGCGGGCTTGTGTGCGTCACCTTCTTCTTTGCCGGAGTCACGACGGCATTGGAACTGCTCCCTCCCTGGCTCATCAAGATCGTGATTGATGACGTCATCCCGGCAGAAAATATGGATGTCCTGACCTGGGTGCTGGTCGGATTGTTCCTCGCCTATGGATTGAAGAATCTCTGTAATTCTCTCCGAATCCGTTTCAACAACACCCTTGAGCAACGGGTGGTGCATCGGCTTCGACAACAAGTGTTTGCGGCCCTGCAACGGTTGTCCTTGACCTATTATGAAAACCGATCGACGGGCGAAATCATGTCGCGTGTTGTGAACGATACGGAGCATGTGCAACGAATTTTTATTGACGGGCTTGAGGGCATGTTAACAGCTACGTTGACCCTGGTTGGCATTACCACTATTTTATTCATGCTGAACTGGAAAATGGCCGTTCTCGTGCTGTTGCCGATTCCAATTTTAATCATCGGAGGCGTGGGATTTACCCGCCGGGTCCATCGGTATTATCACGAAATCCGTCAGCAGGCGGCTGAACTCAATGGCTATCTGCAGGATTCCTTGTCCGGGATTCGGGAAACCATGGGATTCAATCGACAACCCTACGAACAGACTCGTTTCAGTGAGATGAGCCACAAATACAGCCAGGCGAATCTGAAAGCGATGTATTTATGGTCGATCTATTCTCCGGGAATGATTTTCATCGGAAGCCTGGGAACTGTTTTGATTGTCTGGTATGGCGCGGGGGAGGTGGTCGCCGGCCGTCTTTCCACCGGTGAATTGGTCATGTTTTTGTCTTACCTCGTGTTGTTTTATACCCCGGTTAATCAAATTCATTCCGTGAATCATTTATTGCAGCATGCCTTGGCCGCCAGTGAACGGGTGTTCGACATCCTCGATGCGGAGCCGGCCGTGCCGGACCGGGGACACCTTCGTCCCGTTCAACCCCGGCTGTCGGGAAAAGTTGAATGGAAGGATATGTCATTTGCCTATCGGCCGGAGATGCCGGTCTATGAACATCTTTCACTGACGGTCGAGCCGGGGGAGCATGTGGCTTTGGTCGGGCCAAGCGGGGTGGGAAAAAGTACGCTCATGAAACTGCTCTTTAGGTATTACGATGTAGGGGCCGGCGCGATTGAACTGGATGGATACGATATTCGTCATCTCCCATTATTCTACCTTCGAGAGCAGATCGGCTTTGTCCAACAAGAGCCATTTTTATTCAATGGCACGGTGCGGGCCAATCTGGCCTATGGAGACTTATTGGCATCGCACGATCAAATAGAAGCCGTGGCGCGCGCTGCCCAAGCGCATGATTTTATTCAAGCGCTTCCTGACGGGTATGACACCTGGATCGGGGAACGGGGGGTGAAATTGTCCGTTGGGCAAAAACAGCGTATCGCCATAGCCAGGGTGCTGCTCAAAAATCCACCCATTGTGGTCATGGATGAAGCCACCTCCAATATTGACACCGAAACCGAAGTCGAAATTCGCATGGCGATGGATGAGTTGATGCGGGGGCGGACAACCTTTATCGTGGCCCATCGGCTGTCGACCCTGCAAACCGTTGATCGGATTGTCGTTTTGGAACATGGACAGATCGTAGAAGAAGGCGATCATGCAACCTTACTGGCGAGAGGGGGCTTGTATGCCGGTTTGTATGAAGCCCAATTTCATGTCTAG
- the def gene encoding peptide deformylase, which produces MAVLPIAKIGNPVLRQQATPVDPASIGSRRVQAFLDDMFETMVQYEGIGLAAPQVAHSEQIVVMECEGKNGFPKTVLINPKIVFYSPSQSEMWEGCLSIDNMRGKVIRPSMIRVQAYDRQGILQDFEANGLYAVCIQHEMDHLIGKLFIDRMSDMSTLTQLEEFDAYWREESAPVI; this is translated from the coding sequence ATGGCAGTATTACCTATAGCAAAAATCGGCAACCCCGTTCTCCGGCAACAGGCAACGCCTGTGGACCCTGCATCAATAGGAAGTCGGCGGGTTCAGGCATTCCTTGATGATATGTTCGAGACCATGGTCCAATATGAGGGAATCGGATTGGCAGCCCCGCAGGTCGCACATTCGGAACAGATTGTCGTCATGGAATGTGAGGGCAAGAATGGTTTTCCCAAGACCGTCCTCATTAATCCTAAAATTGTGTTTTATAGTCCCTCACAAAGCGAAATGTGGGAAGGATGTCTCAGTATTGATAATATGCGAGGGAAGGTGATCCGGCCGTCCATGATCCGTGTGCAGGCTTATGATCGACAAGGAATACTCCAAGACTTCGAAGCCAACGGACTCTATGCGGTGTGTATCCAACATGAAATGGACCACCTCATCGGAAAATTGTTCATTGATCGAATGTCTGATATGTCGACCCTGACCCAATTGGAAGAGTTTGATGCCTATTGGCGTGAAGAATCCGCCCCGGTGATTTAA
- the cynS gene encoding cyanase, with protein MSKNELVAQLLAAKKASGKTYDQLAAALGLCNVYVAQLFRLQAQLKKETEVKLVKLVPGLTGNLLEAMREFPMRSYDPSVLQEPHIYRMTEVCAHYGESILDIMHEQFGDGIMSAIDFKLTVEKIKGDKGEDRVVMTWNGKFLPHIEQTA; from the coding sequence ATGAGCAAAAATGAACTTGTCGCCCAGTTACTTGCAGCGAAAAAAGCCTCAGGAAAGACCTACGATCAGCTAGCAGCAGCCCTCGGGCTGTGTAATGTCTATGTGGCCCAGTTATTCCGATTGCAGGCGCAACTCAAGAAGGAAACAGAAGTAAAGCTGGTCAAGCTGGTCCCGGGACTCACAGGGAATTTGCTTGAGGCGATGCGGGAGTTTCCCATGCGATCCTATGATCCGTCGGTCCTGCAGGAGCCACATATTTATCGCATGACAGAGGTTTGCGCCCATTATGGTGAGTCCATTCTCGACATCATGCACGAGCAATTCGGTGATGGGATTATGTCGGCGATAGATTTTAAGCTCACTGTCGAAAAGATCAAGGGCGACAAAGGAGAGGACCGTGTTGTCATGACTTGGAATGGAAAGTTTCTGCCACACATCGAACAGACGGCATAA